TGGCCGAGACATTTGAGCAGATGCGGACAGAGCTTAAACAATCACGTAAGGAAGCCAGCGTTGAAGTTGAGCTTGGAGAGCCTTCACCGACAAACCCATCGACGAGCCAGGCACCGCTGAGGAGGTCCACACGCGGGGTAAACAAACACTAGTCTTCACCATCCTCTTCAATGTTATTTTNNNNNNNNNNNNNNNNNNNNNNNNNNNNNNNNNNNNNNNNNNNNNNNNNNNNNNNNNNNNNNNNNNNNNNNNNNNNNNNNNNNNNNNNNNNNNNNNNNNNNNNNNNNNNNNNNNNNNNNNNNNNNNNNNNNNNNNNNNNNNNNNNNNNNNNNNNNNNNNNNNNNNNNNNNNNNNNNNNNNNNNNNNNNNNNNNNNNNNNNNNNNNNNNNNNNNNNNNNNNNNNNNNNNNNNNNNNNNNNNNNNNNNNNNNNNNNNNNNNNNNNNNNNNNNNNNNNNNNNNNNNNNNNNNNNNNNNNNNNNNNNNNNNNNNNNNNNNNNNNNNNNNNNNNNNNNNNNNNNNNNNNNNNNNNNNNNNNNNNNNNNNNNNNNNNNNNNNNNNNNNNNNNNNNNNNNNNNNNNNNNNNNNNNNNNNNNNNNNNNNNNNNNAAATCCCGAAAATAAATAATTCTCAAGTATTCATGTGTTTATACTTCCATACCTCGTGAATAAATTGCAGGAATGGCGTGTCGGCAAGGAATTTTTCCTATATCATACTTACCACATGTGCATGTTCTTCTTTCCAAATCAACATGACAATCATATATGTCTCCTTTTACAACCGATCTGAAGTTGTCAACCTTGTAAACCTGGAATCCTTTTGCCTTCACAATTCTCCTATCAATCTTTCTCTCCACCTTAGCGGTTAAAGGATCTACATGCTTTGAGCTTAACAAGCGACGCTCATAGAACCATCGAGTCAACAGTTCTCTTATACTATCAAGCAAAGGAATAACCGGATATTCTCTAGGTATTCTAAGAACTGAATTTATAGACTCTGCAGGGTTCGTGGTCCTAATGTCATACCTGGAGCGAGGGAAGAGAGAACAAGCCCATTTGCGCACATCAGCTTCCCGTAGATATCTTCCAAGCTCAGGACTCATATCAAAAATTTCGGTGATTCGTTCTTGAAATTCAGTGTACCTATATGCCCGTGAAGCCTTTTCCACCAACGCAGTCAATCCTTTTGTCTTGAAAAATGAGACCACATTGGTCAATAAGTGATGAATGCAAATTCCATGTGCTGATCGAGGGTAGACAGTCCCAATAGCTTTAGAAATAGACGCATTTCTATCTGAGACAAAAGCTAGATCTTGACAATCAGCAATAACCACTTTCAACTGTCCGAAGAACCACCCCCATGAATCGCCATTCTCTGAATCAACAACCCCAAATG
The DNA window shown above is from Brassica oleracea var. oleracea cultivar TO1000 chromosome C3, BOL, whole genome shotgun sequence and carries:
- the LOC106330143 gene encoding uncharacterized protein LOC106330143 encodes the protein MEILAMKNNFDYTVIKSTRKWWYIRCKDALCNWTVRAEGIDGSTYFMINQCDGRHSCAPSKKRKFGKTASARTIGTLIQHRFDDANDGPKPNDIIQFMRMEHSCEITYWHAWEAHEFAIAAAKVRGFYNAMRRVIVVDETFLKNKYKGTLLVVTAVDGNSNLYPIAFGVVDSENGDSWGWFFGQLKVVIADCQDLAFVSDRNASISKAIGTVYPRSAHGICIHHLLTNVVSFFKTKGLTALVEKASRAYRYTEFQERITEIFDMSPELGRYLREADVRKWACSLFPRSRYDIRTTNPAESINSVLRIPREYPVIPLLDSIRELLTRWFYERRLLSSKHVDPLTAKVERKIDRRIVKAKGFQVYKVDNFRSVVKGDIYDCHVDLERRTCTCGKYDIGKIPCRHAIPAIYSRGMEV